In Tistrella mobilis, the genomic window GGATTGTCACCGCTCTTTGCCACATCATGCAGCCAGAAAGCGCCCGGCCGTGTGGTCTGGAACACGTCGCGGAGGGCGGCAGTCACCTCCGCGCCACTGCGACGGCTGTTGGTCGCCAGGATCCGGGCATCGTGGCGGGCGGCCAGATCGGCGACCAGCCTGGCCAGATGGCGGGCATCTTCGGCGCCGAAGGGCATGCGCTTGGTTGTCCCGCCGACCAGCAGGCCGATCCGGGGCGTCGGGCCCGCCCCCATGCCGGCAGCGGCGAAGCGGGGTTCCCACTCCGCGGCAGCCCCGGCAAGGCGAACAGGGGTGACACGGTTGGGCGCGCCCAGGGTCACCAGCAGCCGCGGGTCGCGGTCGCTCTCGCGGGCGATGCGGTCATGGGCCGGCACGGCGATCAGGTCCAGCCCGCGGCTGGGTTCGCCGGGCCACATGATCTGCACGGCGACCATCTGCGGAAAGCGCCGCTTCAGCCGGCGGAGCGCCGGCGTCGCCCGCCGTCCGGCCGCGATCGCGACATCGGGTACCGCTACGGCATCGAGCGCTGCCGCCGCAGCCGTCGTAAGCCCAAGCGTGGAGGTGCCACGAACCAGGTTGGGCAGGCGGATCAGCCGGCTGTAGGAAAGACGGATGTCCGTGATCGGCCAGCCCAGCGCCTCGGCAACGCCCAGAGCTTGCGCATTGTTACCGGCGCGGTCATCGGTCAGCACGCAGACGTGTGGCAGCGACTGCGGCTGTCCCAGGTTGCGCGGATCGGTCATGGCTGCCTGCGGTATGACATTACGGAAGGTCGGTCCTGAAAGATCGTTTCGTGCTTGAGAGCCCCACCGGCGGACTATAAAGTCCGCGGCGCCGGAACGGAACCGCTTCGCCTCGGGTGCTGAGGGGCAACCTCCGGCCGCGGTTCGCCTGCAACCGGCAACAGATGAAGACTATCGAATGGCCCATGGGTCGCGACAGAACCGCAAACTGCCGCTATGGGTCCGGGTAATATTGCTATAGACTGCCCAGCGATCACGTTGGCCCGCGCGCACGGGCCCGTGACGGGGGAAGGGAGTCAGCGACACTATGGCGCGGGTAAAACTCGATACCATCGACCGGAAGATCCTTGCCGATCTCCAGTCCGACGGTCGCATCACCAATGTGGAACTCGCCCGCCGGGCGGGCATCTCGGCACCGCCCTGCCTGCGGCGCGTCCGGGCCCTCGAAGAGGCGGGCTTCGTGCGCGGGTATCGCGCGGAGCTGGATCCTGAACATCTCGGCTTCTCGGTCACCGTCTTCGCCCGGGTCGGGCTGGAGAGCCAGGCCGATCTCGACCTCAAGAAGTTCGAGGCGCTGGTCCAGAGCTGGCCCGAGGTCCGCGAGTGCTACATGCTGGCGGGCGAGACCGATTTTCTGCTGAAGATCGTGGCCAAGGACTGGGACGCCTATCAGCGCTTCCTGACCACCCGGCTGACCGCAGCGCCGCCGGTGCGCCATGTCCGCACCTCGCTCACCATCCGGACCTCGAAATACGAGCCGGGGGTGCCGATCGAGCTGCTGGAAGCCGAAGAGCCTTCCGGCGACGACGACTGATCCCGAACCGCCCGAGTTGCAGGACGATCCTGAGCCGTGCGGAAACCGCAGACCCCTGGGGGCGGGGGTGGTGGTTGTGCAACCTGGCTGATCATGGTTCGGTGCAAAACGATCCGAACGGCCGCTTTCGGGTGAAGGCGGCCGTTTTCGTTTGCGGAAGAGCCGATCCGATGTCGTTGCAGACCCTCCCCCCCTGGTTGCGCTGGCTGCTGCTGCCGATCGTGTCCGTGCCGCTGACGGCGGGGCTGATCTGGATCCAGCTGCCGGCGGCGTTGCTGCTGGGGCCGATGGTCTCGGGGATTCTGCTGGCGCTCGGCGGCGTCGGGCTCAAGATGCCGCGGATCACCTTCCTGATGGCTCAGTCGGTGCTGGGGTGCATGATCGCAGGCTCGGTACGGCCCGAGATCCTGGTGACGGTGGCTGCAGACTGGCCGATCTTCCTCGGTATCGTGCTGTCCACCATCCTGCTCAGCGGTGCGCTCGGCTGGGTGATTGCCCGCAATCACATCCTGCCCGGCACCACCGGTGTCTGGGGGACATCGGCCGGTGCCGCCTCTGCGATGGTGGTGATGGCGGAAGCCTTCGGGGCCGATGCCCGGCTCGTTGCCTTCATGCAGTATACCCGCGTGCTGTTCGTGGCTTTCGCCGCCGCCCTGCTCGCGCATTTCCTGCTGGCGGGGGAGGCGGGGGCCGCCATCCCGATCGTCTGGTTCCCCACGATCGATCCGCTTGCCTTTGCCGAGACCCTGGCCCTCGCCGCAGCCGGTGTGGCGGCCGGCCGGCTGATCCCGGTGCCCGCGGCGGGGCTGCTGCTGCCGATGATCGGGGGGGCCGTGCTCAGCGCCACCGGCCTCATGACCATCCAGCTGCCGCAATGGCTGCTGGCGGCCAGCTATGCCGTCCTCGCCTGGAGCGTGGGGCTCGGCTTCACCCGGGTGGTGCTGATGCATGCGCTGAAGGCGCTGCCCACCATCCTGGTTTCGATCGCGGTGCTGATCGGCTTCTGCGCCGGCCTCGCCTGGGTGCTGACCCGGCTGACCGGCATCGACCTTCTGTCGGCCTATCTGGCGACCAGCCCCGGCGGGCTCGACACGGTCGCAATCATCGCCGCCTCCAGCCGCGGCGTGGATATCGGCTTCGTCATGGCCCTGCAGACCATGCGCTTCTTCCTGGTCGTCCTGCTCGGCCCCCCGCTCGCCCGCTTCGTGGCGCGGCAGGTGCGGGAGTGACGGCCGAGGTGAGCTGCTGAACGGAAAAGGGCCGGCCCCTCCGCTCGGGAAGGGCCGGCCCTTCACGTCTTCGACGGAGCGTCCGGCGTCAGCTGAAGCTCACCGCCATGATTTCGTAGGAGCGGCGGCCCTTGGGGGTCGCGACCTCGACGGTCTCGCCCACCGCCTTGTTGATCAGCGCGCGCGCCATCGGCGACGTCACCGAGATGCGGCCGATCTTCAGGTCGGCCTCGTCGACGCCGACGATCTTGTAGCTGGTCTCTTCCTCGGTCTCTTCGTCGACGACGGTGACCGTCGCGCCGAACTTGACCCGATCGCCCGACAGCTTGGTGGGGTCGATCACCTCCGAGCGGGACAGCTTGTCCTCCAGCTCGGCGATGCGGCCCTCAATGAAGCTCTGGCGTTCGCGCGCCGCGTGGTACTCGGCGTTCTCCGACAGATCGCCATGCGCCCGGGCTTCGGCGATCGCGTTGATCACCTCGGGACGGGCCACCGTCTTCAGATGCTTGAGTTCGGCGGTCAGTCGGTCGAAGCCTTCCAACGTCATGGGAACTTTTTCCATGGGTATGACGCTTTCCACGTTGGTCGTCGAACGGTCAGGCGATCGTCGGAGGGAATGCCGTTCCGCGGTTGACAGGAATTCATGCCGCAGCAGTTCTGCGCGCGGCGGCCGGGCTTTCCGGCCGCCGAACGTCGGTTGTGCACGAGATCGCTGTGCACCTGCAGCACGACAACAGGAACACATGCGGGGCCGATTTTCATCGGCCCCGCATGTCGATCAGCCGTTTTCTGCGGCCTTCTCAGGCAGAATAGGATTGCAGGGACCGGACTTCAAGCGTGCCGGCCCGGATGGCCGCGATCGCCTGAACGGTCGCCCGGCAGCCGGCGACGGTGGTGAAATAGGGCACCTTGTTCATCAGGGTTTCGCGGCGCAGCGAATAGCTGTCCGAAATCGCCTGCGACCCGGCGGTGGTGTTGAACACCATGTCGATCCGGCGGTCCTTGATCTGGTCGATGATGTTCGGCCGGCCCTCATGGGCCTTCTTGACCAGTTCGACCTGGATGCCCGCATCGGTCAGCACCCTGGCAGTGCCGCGGGTGGCGACGATCTCGAAGCCCTGGGCCTTCAGGCCGCGGGCGATCTCGACCATCGCCTCTTTGTCGTCGTCGCGCACCGACACGAAGACCCGGCCCGAGGTCGGCAGGCGCACGCCCGCCGCCAGCTGCGCCTTGGCGAAACTGCGGCCGAAATCGGTGTCGAGGCCCATGACCTCGCCGGTCGACTTCATCTCGGGGCCGAGCAGGATGTCGACGCCGGGGAAGCGGGCGAAGGGGAAGACCGCTTCCTTGACCGCGATATGGTCGACCTTGCGTTCGGCCAGATCGAAGGCACTCAGCTTCTCGCCCGCCATGATCCGGGCAGCGATCTTGGCGATCGGCCGGCCGACGGCCTTGGCGACGAAGGGCACGGTGCGGCTGGCGCGCGGGTTGACCTCCAGGATGTAGATCTCCCGGTCCTTGACCGCGAACTGCACGTTCATGAGCCCGACCACGCCGAGCTTCAGCGCCAGCGCCTCGGTCTGGCGGCGGATCTCGGCGATGATCGCGTCGTCCAGCGAGTAGGGCGGCAGCGTGCAGGCGCTGTCGCCCGAATGGACGCCGGCCTCTTCGATATGCTCCATGATGCCCGCGACCACCACGGTCTCGCCGTCGCAGAGCGCGTCGACGTCGACCTCGATCGCATCGGTCAGGAAGCGGTCGAGCAGCACCGGCTTGTTGCCGAATTCGCGCACCGCCCGGCGCATATACGAGGACAGGCCACCCAGATCATGGACGATTTCCATCGCCCGACCGCCCAGCACATAGGACGGACGCGCAACCAGCGGGAAGCCGATGCGCTGGGCGATGGCCAGTGCCTCTTCCTCGCTGTGGCAGGTGTCGTTGGCCGGCTGCTTCAGCGCCAGATCGTTCAGCAGCTTCTGGAAGCGGCGCCGGTCCTCGGCCAGGTCGATCGCATCCGGCGAGGTGCCGAGGATCGGCACCTGGGCCTTTTCCAGCGGCTCTGCCAGCTTCAGCGGGGTCTGGCCGCCATACTGCACGATCACGCCCTTGAGCGTGCCGCGCGAGGTTTCCACCCGCACCAGCTCCAGCACGTCCTCGACCGTCAGCGGCTCGAAATAGAGCCGGTCCGAGGTGTCGTAGTCGGTGGAGACCGTCTCGGGGTTGCAGTTGACCATGATGGTCTCGTAGCCCGCCTCCGAGAGGGCATAGGCTGCGTGGACGCAGCAATAGTCGAACTCGATGCCCTGGCCGATCCGGTTCGGGCCACCGCCGAGCACGATGATCTTGGTGCGATCCGAGGGCTGCGCCTCGCATTCGACGATGCCGTCGAAGCCGGGCAGCTCGTAGGTCGAGTACATGTAGGGGGTGCGCGCCTCGAATTCGGCCGCGCAGGTGTCGACCCGCTTGAACACCGGGTGCACGCCGGCCTTCCAGCGCCGGGCGCGGACGATCTCTTCGTCGAGGCCGGCGAGCTTCGCCAGCCGCGCATCCGAGAAGCCCAGAGACTTCAGCCGGCGCCAGCCGGCGGCATCTGCCGGCAGCCCGTCCTCGATCACCTGCTTCTCGGTGGCGACCAGCCCGGCCAGACGCTCGATGAACCAGGGATCATAATCCGAGGCCTCGTGGATTTCTTCCGGCGTCAGGCCGGCGCGCAGCGCCTGGGCGATCACCAGCAGCCGGTCCGGGGTCGGCATCGCCAGGGCGGAGCGCAGCGCATCGACTTCGCTGGTGCCGGGGCCGCCTGCAACCTCGACCTCGTCCAGACCGGTCAGGCCGGTTTCCATCGAGCGCAGGGCCTTCTGCAGCGATTCCTCGAAGCAGCGCCCCATGGCCATGACCTCGCCCACCGCCTTCATCGAGGTGGACAGCGTGCGCGCGGTGCCCGGGAACTTCTCGAAGGCGAAGCGCGGGATCTTGGTCACGACATAGTCGATGGTCGGCTCGAACGAGGCCGGCGTGACGCCGGTGATGTCGTTCTGCACCTCGTCGAGCGTGTAGCCGACGGCGAGCTTGGCCGCGACCTTGGCGATCGGGAAGCCGGTCGCCTTCGAGGCGAGCGCGGACGAGCGCGACACGCGCGGGTTCATCTCGATCACGACCATGCGGCCGGTCTCGGGGTCGATCGCGAACTGCACGTTCGACCCGCCGGTGTCGACGCCGATCTCGCGGAGAACCGCGAGCGAGGCGTCACGCATGATCTGGTATTCCTTGTCGGTGAGCGTGAGTGCCGGGGCGACGGTGATGCTGTCGCCGGTGTGCACGCCCATCGGATCGATGTTCTCGATCGAGCAGACGATGATGCAGTTGTCCGCGCGGTCGCGGACCACCTCCATCTCGTATTCCTTCCAGCCGAGCACCGATTCCTCGACCAGCACCTCGTTCACCGGCGAGGCGTCGAGGCCGCTGGCCACGATCTCTTCGAATTCCTGCCGGTTATAGGCGATGCCGCCGCCGGTGCCGCCCAGGGTATAGGAGGGGCGGATGATCGTCGGCAGGCCGACGAACTCCATCGCCTCGCGGGCGGATTCCATGTCGCGGACCACGCGGCTGCGCGGGCTGGACAGACCGATGCGGTCCATCGCCTCGCGGAACAGCTGCCGGTCTTCGGCCTTTTCGATCGCCGCCTCGTTGGCGCCGATCAGCTCGACGCCGAACTTCTTCAGCGTGCCGTCGCGCGACAGGGCGAGGGCGGTGTTGAGTGCGGTCTGGCCGCCCATGGTCGGCAGCAGGGCGTCGGGGCGCTCCGCCTCGATCACCTTGGCGACCAGTTCGGGCGTGATCGGCTCGACATAGGTCGCATCCGCCAGGCCCGGATCGGTCATGATCGTGGCCGGGTTGGAGTTGACCAGGATGATCCGGTAGCCTTCTTCGCGCAGCGCCTTGCAGGCCTGGGTGCCCGAATAGTCGAATTCGCAGGCCTGACCGATGACGATGGGGCCTGCGCCGATCACCAGGATCGACTTGATATCGGTACGCTTAGGCATCGGTCTTGGTCTTCTCGATGAGGCGCGCGAAACGGTCGAAGAGGTAGTGGCTGTCCTTCGGTCCCGGCGAGGCTTCGGGATGGTACTGCACCGCGAAGACCGGACGATCGGTCAGGCGGAAGCCTTCCAGCGTGTCGTCGAACAGCGAGACATGGGTCACCTCGGCATTGGCCGGCAGCGAGGAGGCCACGACACGGAAGCCGTGGTTCTGCGAGGTGATCTCGACCCTGCCCGTGGTCAGGTCCTTGACCGGCTGATTGGCGCCGCGATGGCCGCGGCCCATCTTTTCGGTCGAGGCGCCGACGGCCAGCGCCAGCAGCTGATGGCCCAGGCAGATGCCGAAGGTC contains:
- a CDS encoding mitochondrial fission ELM1 family protein produces the protein MTDPRNLGQPQSLPHVCVLTDDRAGNNAQALGVAEALGWPITDIRLSYSRLIRLPNLVRGTSTLGLTTAAAAALDAVAVPDVAIAAGRRATPALRRLKRRFPQMVAVQIMWPGEPSRGLDLIAVPAHDRIARESDRDPRLLVTLGAPNRVTPVRLAGAAAEWEPRFAAAGMGAGPTPRIGLLVGGTTKRMPFGAEDARHLARLVADLAARHDARILATNSRRSGAEVTAALRDVFQTTRPGAFWLHDVAKSGDNPYFGILGVADLIVVTGDSMSMASEAASTGRPVAILPMTGEASKEARLHRALYALGAARPLDADFVARGEIAWRYPPLGDAQAVAARIRRLVLANPAVSR
- a CDS encoding Lrp/AsnC family transcriptional regulator, with product MARVKLDTIDRKILADLQSDGRITNVELARRAGISAPPCLRRVRALEEAGFVRGYRAELDPEHLGFSVTVFARVGLESQADLDLKKFEALVQSWPEVRECYMLAGETDFLLKIVAKDWDAYQRFLTTRLTAAPPVRHVRTSLTIRTSKYEPGVPIELLEAEEPSGDDD
- a CDS encoding AbrB family transcriptional regulator, which translates into the protein MQTLPPWLRWLLLPIVSVPLTAGLIWIQLPAALLLGPMVSGILLALGGVGLKMPRITFLMAQSVLGCMIAGSVRPEILVTVAADWPIFLGIVLSTILLSGALGWVIARNHILPGTTGVWGTSAGAASAMVVMAEAFGADARLVAFMQYTRVLFVAFAAALLAHFLLAGEAGAAIPIVWFPTIDPLAFAETLALAAAGVAAGRLIPVPAAGLLLPMIGGAVLSATGLMTIQLPQWLLAASYAVLAWSVGLGFTRVVLMHALKALPTILVSIAVLIGFCAGLAWVLTRLTGIDLLSAYLATSPGGLDTVAIIAASSRGVDIGFVMALQTMRFFLVVLLGPPLARFVARQVRE
- the greA gene encoding transcription elongation factor GreA yields the protein MEKVPMTLEGFDRLTAELKHLKTVARPEVINAIAEARAHGDLSENAEYHAARERQSFIEGRIAELEDKLSRSEVIDPTKLSGDRVKFGATVTVVDEETEEETSYKIVGVDEADLKIGRISVTSPMARALINKAVGETVEVATPKGRRSYEIMAVSFS
- the carB gene encoding carbamoyl-phosphate synthase large subunit — its product is MPKRTDIKSILVIGAGPIVIGQACEFDYSGTQACKALREEGYRIILVNSNPATIMTDPGLADATYVEPITPELVAKVIEAERPDALLPTMGGQTALNTALALSRDGTLKKFGVELIGANEAAIEKAEDRQLFREAMDRIGLSSPRSRVVRDMESAREAMEFVGLPTIIRPSYTLGGTGGGIAYNRQEFEEIVASGLDASPVNEVLVEESVLGWKEYEMEVVRDRADNCIIVCSIENIDPMGVHTGDSITVAPALTLTDKEYQIMRDASLAVLREIGVDTGGSNVQFAIDPETGRMVVIEMNPRVSRSSALASKATGFPIAKVAAKLAVGYTLDEVQNDITGVTPASFEPTIDYVVTKIPRFAFEKFPGTARTLSTSMKAVGEVMAMGRCFEESLQKALRSMETGLTGLDEVEVAGGPGTSEVDALRSALAMPTPDRLLVIAQALRAGLTPEEIHEASDYDPWFIERLAGLVATEKQVIEDGLPADAAGWRRLKSLGFSDARLAKLAGLDEEIVRARRWKAGVHPVFKRVDTCAAEFEARTPYMYSTYELPGFDGIVECEAQPSDRTKIIVLGGGPNRIGQGIEFDYCCVHAAYALSEAGYETIMVNCNPETVSTDYDTSDRLYFEPLTVEDVLELVRVETSRGTLKGVIVQYGGQTPLKLAEPLEKAQVPILGTSPDAIDLAEDRRRFQKLLNDLALKQPANDTCHSEEEALAIAQRIGFPLVARPSYVLGGRAMEIVHDLGGLSSYMRRAVREFGNKPVLLDRFLTDAIEVDVDALCDGETVVVAGIMEHIEEAGVHSGDSACTLPPYSLDDAIIAEIRRQTEALALKLGVVGLMNVQFAVKDREIYILEVNPRASRTVPFVAKAVGRPIAKIAARIMAGEKLSAFDLAERKVDHIAVKEAVFPFARFPGVDILLGPEMKSTGEVMGLDTDFGRSFAKAQLAAGVRLPTSGRVFVSVRDDDKEAMVEIARGLKAQGFEIVATRGTARVLTDAGIQVELVKKAHEGRPNIIDQIKDRRIDMVFNTTAGSQAISDSYSLRRETLMNKVPYFTTVAGCRATVQAIAAIRAGTLEVRSLQSYSA